A single genomic interval of Oncorhynchus mykiss isolate Arlee chromosome 13, USDA_OmykA_1.1, whole genome shotgun sequence harbors:
- the LOC110512914 gene encoding phospholipid phosphatase 3-like encodes MLEKYSRHSPGVAPVPNTDLQLKLPESNVGTRGQEKDNGSGQKLVEITGPALSKRKLLVGLDLLCLVLASIPFLVCELKAVSPYSRGFFCGDPSIMYPYLHREAIPDQLLITGGIIITGLTIALGECYRVHYRGVSSKAFVRNLYVSCLYKELGSFLFGCCVGQSLTNMAKLSVGRLRPHFLSVCGVSYASLNCTPGTYVSTVTCRQTDHRLEEEARKSFFSGHASFAMYTMLYLAFYLQARWCWRGARLLRPLVQFFLVLLAVYTGLTRISDYRHHPSDVITGYIQGALTTYWVAFHVSSMFKDYSSTLSPSLDNPPSPSSSMFKDYSSTLSPSLDNPLSPRLLHV; translated from the exons ATGTTGGAGAAATATTCCCGGCACAGCCCTGGAGTTGCGCCCGTCCCGAACACGGACCTGCAACTCAAACTACCGGAGAGCAACGTGGGTACCAGAGGCCAAGAGAAAGATAACGGGTCTGGGCAGAAACTGGTGGAGATAACGGGACCGGCTCTGTCCAAACGGAAACTACTGGTCGGTCTGGACCTGCTCTGTCTGGTTCTGG cctccATCCCATTCTTGGTGTGTGAGCTGAAGGCGGTGAGTCCATATAGCAGAGGGTTTTTCTGTGGGGATCCCAGCATCATGTATCCATACCTACACAGAGAGGCTATACCAGATCAGCTGCTCATTACTGGTGGGATCATCATCACCGGACTCACT ataGCTTTAGGGGAGTGTTACCGGGTGCATTACCGAGGGGTCAGCTCCAAAGCCTTCGTCAGGAACCTCTACGTCTCATGCCTGTATAAG GAGTTAGGTTCCTTCCTGTTCGGGTGCTGTGTCGGCCAATCCCTGACTAACATGGCCAAGCTGAGCGTGGGGCGGCTGCGACCTCACTTCCTGTCTGTGTGCGGCGTCTCGTATGCCTCGCTCAACTGCACCCCCGGAACCTACGTCTCCACGGTAACCTGCCGACAGACAGACCACCGATTGGAAGAGgaggccag gaAATCCTTCTTCTCTGGTCATGCTTCGTTTGCAATGTACACCATGCTGTATCTAGCA ttctaCCTCCAAGCCAGGTGGTGTTGGCGAGGGGCCAGGTTACTCAGACCCCTCGTACAGTTCTTCCTGGTTCTGCTAGCTGTGTATACAG GCCTGACTAGAATATCGGACTATCGACATCATCCCTCTGATGTCATCactggctacatacagggagcCTTGACTACCTACTGGGTG gcCTTCCACGTCTCCTCCATGTTTAAAGACTAcagctctaccctctctcctagcCTGGACAACCCCCCGTCTCCTAGCTCCTCCATGTTTAAAGACTAcagctctaccctctctcctagcctggacaaccccctgtctccacgTCTCCTCCATGTTTAA
- the LOC118938515 gene encoding uncharacterized protein LOC118938515 yields the protein MYCIIFSMCFSIYGVFMFVQGHKDYGKCVRHSQCCDCSSTTSSPGSVKGAALRANNRYCSTNQARRATANRQSRIRRMWNDTVRRQTESSFIAADVNTTPTLNRAGLGNHFLTNPVLQTHPRVSPYDSLLAQGYSQPSPGLFTSTGTFRDIQKGDVLSQSQEMDSVCLNGGYSTNSFTLQGLGGGGGGPRSGVGGSTDLLREGGGGGEDASPAPLTPHAAVGLGVEPHGSGMRRNLSDATVLENMIISELVQSNLRPAAAAERYGSLARPLDRLTRPQPSAHESWTVARVSTHTHDQDPTHAHTHQDGWTHTPRPLQDVPTHTPRPLQDVPTHTPRPLQDVPTHTPRPLQDVPTHTRQEESNRSQLQLGGGTLSRRLLLQDRQTRPQEASLQMQTARPHSTLSRQQQQGVGGTLSRHRSGGVEPGGAGGSERDRYRDRPLPPPPPPPPLETEPLYKALEDPLLYDPRDGGVEGWKERGVERGVEGFPYSLGRPPLGPRPNHMQTFYQPPPLTPLTANGELGYTEPASEDDEGQMQRVTSL from the exons atgtattgtattatattttctatgtgtttCAGTATATACGGTGTGTTCATGTTTGTCCAGGGCCATAAGGACTATGGGAAGTGTGTGCGTCACTCCCAGTGCTGTGACTGTTCCTCCACCACCAGTTCACCTGGCTCTGTGAAGGGCGCCGCCCTACGGGCCAACAACCGCTACTGCAGTACCAACCAGGCACGCAGGGCTACTGCtaacagacag agtcGCATTAGGAGGATGTGGAACGATACAGTGCGCAGACAGACTGAGTCTTCCTTCATAGCTGCTGATGTTAACACCACACCTACACTCAACAGAG ctggCCTGGGTAACCatttcctgactaacccagtgtTACAGACTCACCCTAGAGTCTCTCCTTATGACAGCCTACTGGCTCAGGGCTACAGCCAGCCCTCCCCTGGCCTCTTCACCTCTACTG GGACCTTCAGAGACATACAGA AAGGTGACGTCCTGTCCCAGAGCCAGGAGATGGACAGTGTTTGTCTGAACGGAGGCTACAGCACCAACAGCTTCACCCTGCAGGGTCtgggtgggggtggtggggggccTCGGTCCGGGGTGGGTGGCAGCACAGACCTcctcagggagggaggaggagggggggaggacgCCTCCCCCGCCCCCCTCACCCCCCACGCCGCCGTGGGTCTGGGGGTGGAGCCTCACGGAAGCGGAATGCGGAGGAACCTATCGGACGCGACGGTCCTGGAGAACATGATCATCTCAGAGCTGGTTCAGAGCAACTTGAGGCCGGCTGCAGCCGCGGAGCGCTACGGCAGCCTGGCACGCCCCCTGGACCGACTGACACGCCCACAGCCCTCCGCCCACGAGAGTTGGACGGTAGCTCGGGTGTCGACGCACACACATGACCAAGATccgacacacgcgcacacgcaccaGGACGGCTGGACGCATACACCTCGTCCTCTGCAGGACGTGCCGACACACACACCTCGTCCGCTGCAGGACGTGCCGACACACACACCTCGTCCTCTGCAGGACGTGCCGACACACACACCTCGTCCTCTGCAGGACGTGCCGACACACACACGCCAGGAGGAGAGCAACAGGAGCCAGCTGCAGCTGGGGGGCGGGACCCTCTCCCGTAGACTCCTCCTccaggacagacagacacgccCCCAGGAGGCGTCGCTGCAGATGCAGACCGCACGCCCACATTCCACGTTGTCGCGGCAACAGCAGCAGGGCGTAGGGGGAACGCTATCCCGTCACCGCAGCGGGGGTGTTGAGCCGGGTGGCGCGGGGGGTTCGGAGCGGGACCGTTACCGGGATAGGCcgcttcctcctccccctcctcctccgcctctGGAGACAGAACCCCTGTATAAAGCCCTGGAGGATCCCCTTCTCTATGACCccagggatggaggggtggaggggtggaaggagagaggggtggagagaggggtggagggtt TCCCCTACAGCCTGGGACGACCCCCTCTGGGCCCCAGGCCTAATCACATGCAGACTTTCTACCAGCCCCCACCCCTCACACCCCTCACGGCTAATGGGGAGTTGGGTTACACAGAGCCCGCCAGCGAGGACGATGAGGGACAGATGCAACGGGTGACGAGTCTGTGA